A segment of the Siphonobacter curvatus genome:
CGGCGATTCTAACCGAGCGTTGGGCAAAAAAATACTTTGGTGATCGGAATCCAATGGGCCAACGCCTCGACATCGACAAAGAAACGAGCGTACTCGTCACGGGTATTATCGCTGATCCCCCACCCACGACGGATCTGAAAGCAGGGATGTTCTTACCGCTGGACGTTATTCCCACTTTTGAAAAAGACAATTGGTGGTATTTAAACAGTACCAATCGCGTTTACGCTACCCTTAAGGACCCTACCAAAGAGGCCCAAATGGAACAGGCCATGCCAAAGGTTATCCGTAAGGCCCTCGGGGCAGATGCTCGCTATATTCAACTGCACTGGCAGCCCCTACGAGACGTGCACTTCGATTCCCGTACGCCCGGCTCCATCCGCCGTACGCTGGTATATACGCTGGCCTGGGTGGGGCTTTTTCTGGTACTAACGGCCTGTATCAACTTCATTAACCTTACGACGGCTCAATCGCTTCGCCGGGTGAAGGAAGTGGGCATTCGCAAGAGCCTGGGTAGTTCACGCCGACAGTTATTAACTCAGTTTCTGCTTGAAACGGCTGTACTCGTAGGAATTGCTTTTCTGCTGGCTCTGTTTCTGGTAGAAGTATTGCTTCCGTATCTGAGCCAATGGACCCAGAGTCAGCTGAGCTGGCAGTTGGACGCTAGTCTTACGTTTTTTCTACTGCTACTTGCTGGAACGATTACGGGGCTGGCGGGTGCTTACCCGGCGTACCTTCAAGCCAACTTTGCTCCCATTGCAGCGTTGAAAGGTACCCTTCGTCCCAAAAGCACCATTTCCTTACGGCAGGTTCTTACTGTTACGCAGTTTGTTGTTTGTCAGGTACTGATCATCGGTGCGATCGTCATGGTATACCAGACTCGGTACTTCCAACAGGCTGATTTGGGGTTTAAAAAAGACAATATTCTGGTAATCAATCTCCCCGAGAAAGGCAAAGATCACGTATTACGACAGGCCCTGGAAGCATATCCGGAAATTCAGGCTCTTACCTTCCAGTTTCGTCCGCCTTCCTCGACGAAGATGAACGGCGGTACGTTTAAATTTGCCGACAAAGCTTCGTTTGAAACCTTCGCCCTACGGGAAAAAATTGCGGATGCGGCCTTCCTACCAACGTATGGATTACAGCTCGTGGCCGGGCGAAATATTACGCCGAGTGATACACTTCGGGAAATTGTAGTGAATGAGGCTTTTCTCCGCAAGCTTCAACTCAAAGACCCCAATCAAATTCTGGGGCGAAAACTGGATTATTACCTGGCTCACAGTACATTATCCATTGTGGGCGTTGTGAAAGATTTCCATCACCTATCCTTACACAAAGCCATCGAACCCTGCTTCATCGGTAGTCAGGCTTCGCTCTATCAGCAAGTAGGTATCAAACTGGCCGTAGATGATCTGGAAAAAACACTACCCCAGATACGAGCGGTTTGGGAGAAAATTTATCCGCAACAGCCTTTCGAGTACCAGTGGCTAGATCAGCAGTTGGCCCAGTCGTACCAGGCCGAAGATAGCCTAGCCAATCTAATTGTACTGTTTGCGGGGGTAGCCGTCTGGATTTGCGGTTTAGGTCTGTTTGGCTTCATCCGGTTTATGGCCGAAACGCGTACCAAAGAAATAGGAATCCGAAAAGTCCTGGGGGCCAGCGAAGGGCAGATTCTGTACCTCTTCGGGAAATCCTTCGTGATCATGGCTGCGTTAGGCTTCGTAGTGGCAGTACCCATTGCCACCGTACTCATGCAAGGCTGGCTTGAACAGTTTACGTACCGCATTTCACTACATTGGCTGTATTTCGGCGGCACCCTGCTTATTACGCTGGCCTTAACGCTGGCAGTCATAGCGTATCAGTCCATTCGAGCTGCCCGTACCAATCCCGTATACAGTCTGAAAGCGGAGTGAAGCGTCGAGCCGTGCAACAAAAAGAAAAGGAGCGTTGTCTTTGTCCAAAAACTACCAGAAATGATGAAACGTTTTTACCTTTTCCCGTTGCTGACTCTTGTTTTGGGTACAGCCTCGGCCCAATCCTCCGAAGATCAACCTTACCAGACGAAAACCTTCACGGGTAACTTATCCAATGTTCGCGTGGACGTTTCCGGCGGTAGTATTCAGGTTGAAGGAGGTTCTTCTTCCGACGTGAAAGTAGAAATGTACGTACGGCTTAATAACTGGCCCGCGAACAAAATCGATAAAGCGGAAATTGAAAAGCAACTCGCCGAGTATGAGCTGAGCATGAAAACAGAAGGTTCGTCGGTGGTCGTCTACTCCCGTCGTAAATCAGGGGTCTCCTGGAATTCAGATCGTAACATCAGCGTATCCTTCAAGATTTTTACGCCTCGTACCTTTGCTACGGACCTGCGTACTAGCGGAGGAAGTATTCGGCTGGCTCACCTGGACGGACCGCAACAGTTTCAGACCAGCGGAGGTAGTCTGCACATGAGCGACGTGGCCGGTCTGATTCAGGGTCGCACCAGTGGCGGTAGCATTCACCTGAACAATTGCCGGAAAGAAATGAACGTACAGACCAGCGGGGGTAGCATTCACGCCGAAGACCTGGAAGGCAAAATCACGTTAAAAACTTCCGGTGGTAGTGTACGTCTAACTCGCCTGAACGGCACGATTGAGGCCACCACCAGCGGGGGTAGCGTTCAAGGCGATGCCATTAGCGGAGAACTCTATACGAAAAGCTCAGGAGGTTCCATCCGTTTGTATAATTTATCAGCGGCAGTAGAAGCCGAAACGAGTGCTGGTAGTTTGGATGTGGAATTTGCCAAACTCAGTAAGTATGTCAAACTGAGGTGCTCAGCGGGCAGTATTAAGGTCCGCTTACCCGAAAATCAGGGCGTAGATCTGGCCGTACGTGGTAGCCGGATTCACTTTCCGCTCGCGAAGTTCCGGGGAGAAGCCGATGATACGCATGTAGATGGCAAACTCAATGGCGGTGGTGTACCCCTCACGATTCACGGGAGTAACTCTGTATCCATTCAATAACTGAATTTCCTTTCTTGCATGTCCGAAAGCGAACACTTAATTGTTCGTTTTCGGACATAATTATTTTATAAATATCTAATAATCAAAACATTAATTCTTTTTTTATCGCTTTGGCACAGCTTTAGAAAATAGAACCTTCAAACAGCATCTCCATGATTTCACTGCAAGACATCGAACGGTATTACCAGAACGGGTTCACCAAAACATACATTCTCCGGCACGTTACAACCGAAATTAAAGAAGGAGAATTTGTTAGTATCATGGGTCCATCCGGAGCGGGCAAGTCTACCCTACTGAACATTATTGGCCTACTCGATCAGCCTACTTCAGGTGAGTATACATTCCTCGATCAGCCGGTACAGCGACTCAGTGAGAAGAAACGTTCGGAGTTGTACAAAGCCTATATCGGTTTCGTCTTCCAGGCCTATCACCTCATCGATGAACTGACCGTATACGAAAACTTGGAAACGCCGCTATTATACAAAAACGTACCGAGTTCAGAGCGGAAAAGCCGCATCGCCGATATTCTGGATCGGTTTAACATGGTTGCTAAAAAAGATTTGTTTCCCAATCAGCTTTCCGGCGGGCAACAGCAACTGGTAGGCATTGCCCGGGCATTAGTGGGTCAACCTAAAATTATTTTGGCGGATGAACCTACGGGTAACCTCCAATCGGCCCAGGCTGAAGAAATCATGCAGATTTTCAAGCAACTTAACCAGGAAGGTATCACCATTATTCAGGTAACGCACTCGGAAAAGAATGCAGCTTACGGCAACCGGATTTTACACCTGAATGATGGAAAAATTGTCGAAGACCTTCGCGTAGAATCCATCGCTTAGCGTCTCTCGTTCGACCTTCAACTTCCCCCTTGTTTTCCTTTAGGTATACATTTCCATGAAAAAATTACTCCTTTTCACCGGGCTCTTATTTAGTGGCTACCTGCAAGCCCAAACGCCCATGACGCTGAAACAGGCCGTAGATGTAGCCATCCGTAATAACTTAACGGTACGGCAAAATGAACTGCTGGTCGAAACGAGTGAGAATAACCTCTTACAGTCAAAACTGGCACTTCTGCCCTCAGCTCAGGCCAACGCTTCGCAGTCGATCAACTACGGTCGTAGTATTGACCCTTACACGAACGGATTCGTTAATGAAAAGCTGAATGCTTCTAATTTCAGTTTTTCGGCGGGCGTTACGCTGTTTAATGGGTTATACAATCAGAATTTCATCAAGCAGAACAATCTTCTGATGAAAGCTGCCGAACAGGATGTACAACAAGCGAAAGATCAAGTGACCCTGAATACGATTCTAGCGTATTTGCAGGTCCTCAGTAGCGAGGATCAGGTCAATCTGGCGGAACAGCAGCTGGAGGCTTCTAAAATGCAACTGGAACGGACCGTAGCTCTGGTTAAAGCTGGCAACCTGGCTCCCTACGACGAATATACGCTCGGTTCACAGGTGGCCAATGACCAATTGAGTCTGGTTACCATGCAGGGCCAGTTGAAACTGAATCGACTCACCTTCTGGCAAACCCTGAACAACCCGCAGATTCCTCTGGACTTTAGACTTGAACGGCTGACGCCGGAAGGGGAAATGGGTTACGCCAATACGGCTACGCAAGTGTACGAGTCAGCAGAACAGAACCTAGCTATGATTAAAGCCGCTCAGATTCGCGTAAAGAGTTTTGATCATACCATCAAAATGCTTCGGGGTTTGCAGTATCCCCAACTTTCTTTGAATTCATTCGTTAGCACCCGATACTCTTCTACGGCAAACGTAACTTACGGTGATCAGTTAGGTAACAACTTTAACCGGAATTTTTCGCTGGATTTATCCATTCCAATCTTCCGAAGCTGGGTGTATAAAAACCGGGTTCAAAACGCAATTGTCGACAAAAAACGCTACGAAGTGCAGGCTCAAAACGTACAGATTCAAGTTAAACAAGGCATTGAGCAGGCATACGCTAATCTAGAGGTCGCCAAGATGCGGTACGATGCTCTGGAAAATCAGGTAAAAAACTTCGATGAGACATTGAAATCAGCCGAAAGCCGCTTTCAAGCAGGTACGTTGAACGTAGTCGAATACAATATTGCCAAAACTAATCTGGACCGAGCTCGCTTGAATCAGATTCAGGCTCGTTACGATTACCTGTTTCGAGTCAAAATTCTCGACTTCTATCAAGGTAAGAATTTGTTTGTAGACTAAGTCCGATCTACAGTTCCCAAACCGTAGGATTTTGATGGCGACGCAGATGCTTTCCGAAATTCATCCAGAAGGCCATAATCAGGTATAGTACCAGCGGAGACCCCATCGTTAGGCAGGACGTGTAAATGAAGTACAAACGAATGCTGCTGGCAGAGATTCCAAGCCGTTCGCCTACCGACGAACACACGCCAAAAGCTTGACTTTCAACAAGATATCGTAAACGGTTCATGATTGGGCGATCTTTGGTTAATCGAAAATACGGACACTTCCCGAAAACATAAAAATTCATACCAATGTTTAAAAAAAAATTTTTTCGTTAAAACTGTATTAACCCTAATAAATAATCTTTTATTTCGGGAAAATCTTCCGTTTCAATATTTAATTTGTTATGCAAACAGGTACAGTAAAGTTTTACAACGAAAGCAAGGGGTTTGGCTTCATCGTTGACGATGCCACGGGACAGGACATCTTCGTTCACGTCACGGGTTTGAATGGGTTGCAAATCCGTCAGGATGATCGCGTGTCGTATGAAACGATCAGCGGTAAAAAAGGCGTGAACGCAGTAAACGTAAAGAAATTGGCTTAGTCTTTCTTAAGTCACTTGTCTTAACTCCGGTCCCGGACTCTATTAGAGTTCGGGATTTTTTCTGTATCAGGGCCAGAGGTAACACCATATAATAGCAATTCTTTCTACTCTTCTTAAAGCAAATGAAAAAGGAGACACTTTCCAAAAGAAAAGCCCCTCCCCTTTCAACTGAAAACTAAACGTCTAGACCCAGCTTTTCACCTCGTCCAGCGTCGGCATTTTCGCTTCGATTTTTAGCTTCTTACGAAGTCCGCCTAGATCGTTGAATACTTTATTCGGGTTCGCTCCTTTCAGGGCTTCTACGGTCAGGAAACCCATCTTCTGGATAGCCGGTACCCATTCCGCTGGAATCCCCGCAGCTACGTAATCAGCTTCGGTAGCAACTTCCATTTTTTTCTCCGGACGCATTTGCGGGAAGAACAGAACTTCCTGAATGCTGGCATTATTAGTCATCATCATCGTCAAGCGATCAATGCCGAAACCGATGCCGGCGGTAGGTGGCATACCGTACTCCAATGAACGGATGAAATCTTCATCGAGGGCCATGGCTTCTTCATCGCCGCGTTCTGCCAGACGAAGCTGTTCTTCAAAACGCTCCCGCTGATCAATTGGATCGTTCAACTCCGAATAGGCGTTGGCGATCTCTTTACCGTTGACGTATATCTCAAATCGCTCTACTACGCCGGGTTTACTCCGGTGCTTTTTGGTCAGGGGTGACATCTCCAGCGGATGGTCCATGATGAACGTGGGCTGCACCAGATTGCTTTCCACTGCTTCTCCGAAGATTTCGTCAATAAGTTTACCCTTACCCATCGTGGCATCTACTTCCACGCCGAGTTTCTGAGCTTCGGCCCGCAGTTCTTCTTCCGATAGAGCATCTACGTCAAGGCCAGTGTATTTCTGAATGGCCGCAGAAATACTCAGTCGGGCATACGGTCCCTGGAACTCGACCAAATTCTCGCCAATCTGTACCTGCGTTTTTCCATTCGTAGCGATAGCCACCTTTTCCAGAATTTCTTCCGTCATGTTCATCATCCACTCGTAGTCCTTGTAGGCTACGTAGAATTCTAAGGCAGTATACTCCGGATTATGAGTCCGGTCCATTCCTTCATTCCGGAACATCTTCCCGAATTCATACACGCCTTCGAATCCACCTACAATCAATCGTTTCAGGTACAATTCGTTCGCAATCCGCAGATACAGGGGCATATCCAGCGTATTGTGATGCGTCTTAAAGGGACGAGCCGCAGCTCCACCGTGGATGGATTGCAGGATCGGGGTTTCTACTTCCAGCCAGCCGCGATCATCGAAGATCCGCCGCATGGTTGAAATAATTTTGGCTCGCTTTACGAAAATGTCTTTTACCTGCGGGTTCACAATCAAGTCGACGTACCGTTGGCGATAGCGTAACTCAGGATCCGTGAAGCCATCGTACACGTTTCCTTCCTCATCCCGCTTCACGATGGGCAGCGGACGAAGCGATTTAGTCAGAATAGTGAACTCCTGTACGTGAATAGAAATCTCGCCGGTCTGCGTCGTAAATACGTACCCTTTGATACCGATGATGTCACCGATGTCAAGCAGCTTTTTAAATACCGTATTATAGAGGGTCTTGTCTTCGCCCGGACACAGATCGTCGCGACGGAAATATAATTGAACACGACCCGTAGAATCCTGTAATTCAGCAAAACTGGCCGAGCCCATAATCCGGAAGCTCATCAGGCGGCCGGCTATGGAAACGGTTTTATAGTCGGTTTTATTCCGTTCGTAATTTTGGAGAATGTCAGCGGCAGTAACGTTGATTTCGTAGCCTTCAGCCGGATACGGATCGATGCCCAACCGGTATAGTTCTTCCCGCTTTTGACGACGGAGTAATTCTTGTTCAGAAAGTTGCATGATTTAATATCACCCTTCTCAGGGAATGTTGATAATACATCCACCCAGTGGATTGACTGCAAAAATAACCATTGCGGACTGCTCCGTTAGCATAAATACCTGCTCAATTTTAAGGTTTTATTCTTTCGCTACCTTTTAACTATCCTTAGATTTGTAGAAATCAACACCCCGTGTACCCATTCGTTGAGTCTGGGGACCTTTTTACTAGGAAGAGATATGCAGCGACTGACCCAAACGCAACGCCAAACTCTGAAGTTTTCGCCCCTGCAGATTCAGATGCTGAATTTGCTGGGTCTGAATACGCTGGAATTGGAGCAGCGAATAAAAGATGAGCTGGAAGAGAATCCGGTATTGGAAGAAGGCACCGAAACGCCCGAACAAACAGAAGAGAATTCCGACGGTTTGGATGAATACCAACCCGAAGGCAGCGATTTACCAACCGATGATTTTCGGGATTGGGACGAATTTGCCGATGATGACATTCCTGAATACAAAACCCGGTCGGACAATTTTGCCGCCGACGAGGATTTCTATACCTCTCCCATCGTTCAGTTAAACACCTGGCGTGAAGAACTCAAGGAACAGGTAGGTACACTTGAGCTAACCGAGCGGCAGCGATTGATTGCAGACTTCATTGTGGATTCCCTTGATGACGATGGTTTTCTCAAGTACGATGCCTACAATATTGCCGATGATATTAGTTTCACGAACAACATTTGGGTAGAAGAATCAGAAATTGAAGAGATTCTTCCGTTAATACGCTCGCTTGACCCTCCGGGTGTAGCGGCCCGCGACCTGCAAGATTGCCTGCTTTTACAATTGGAACGTAAACCGCATACGCCCGAAAATACACTTAGTATCGAAGTCGTACGTCGGCACATGCACGAATTGGCTGGACGGAATTACGAGAAAATTATGCGGGTCATGAACCTGGACAACGATCAGTTGAAGGAAGTTCTCGCCGTGATTGCTCACCTCAATCCGAAGCCCGTCGTTGGGGGCCAAAGCAGTAGTCTGGTCGTTAACGAGAATATTCTGCCGGAGTATTTTATTTCGAATGATAACGGTCTATTTGAAGTAAGCCTCAATGGCCGCGATTTGCCCAGCATCCGGCTGAGCAAGGCGGTTGTTGAAATGGCCGAATCGCGTAACAAAAGTGACCGGGCGGCTGCTCAATTCGTCAAGAGCAAGCTGGCTTCGGCTCGCTGGTTTATCGATGCTCTGAAGCAACGGGAGCAAACCATGCTCAATACCATGCGAGCTATTATTGAGTTTCAGAAGGACTACTTCATAACGGGCGATGTACGGCAACTTAGACCTATGATTCTTAAGGATATTGCCGACCGCATTGGAATGGACATTTCAACGATCTCTCGGGTTACTTCGGGTAAATACGCCCAAACTCCCTTCGGTATTATTCACCTGAAAGACTTGTTTACCGAAGGCGTGAAAAACGACGAAGGCGAAGAAGTTTCGAATCGTGAGATTCAACAGGCTATTGTCGAAATCATTGAAAAAGAAGACAAACAATCGCCGTATACTGACCAACAGATTCAAGAATTACTGACAGAAAAAGGATATCCCGTTGCTCGACGTACGGTGGCGAAATACCGCGAACAACTAAACATTCCTATCGCCAAAATTCGTCGGGAACTGTAATATCGTTAAGCTACTACAGACCCAGCACTAAAAAGGCGGATCGTGATGACGATCCGCCTTTTTAGTGCTGGGCTCTTAGAATACAATTATTCGAACCTTCCAGCTTTTTTGTATTGGTTCAGTGTTTAAACAAAAAAGGCTCCACTTCAAGCGGAGCCTTTTTTGTTACTCAGGAAAGATTAGTTTCTTCTTCTAGGCTTTCCTTTTTTAGCCTTACGGCCTTCTTGTTCGATGATACGTTGTTTCTCTTCTTCCGTAATCTGACGAATACTGGTTTTAGAGATGATGTATTTGCCTTTCGAACGAGTGATGGTTACTTGGTAATCACCTAAGTGACGAACCACTTCACCGTTTGCTTTCACTTCATCGATTTCGTAGATAGCCTTGAAGTATCTTGGACGCTTCATGCTAGATACCAGAGCATCGAATTGAGCAGGAACTGCGATTTCGATATCGTCTTTCAGTTCTTCGAAAGCGTTCAGCTTAGCTTGTTCCAGTTCTTGCGTATACGTTCCGTACAGCGTGCGTTTGCGGTAGGTTCCACTTGGCTGACGCGTTCCGTCGCAGTAGCAGTAGCATTGTACTGAATCACGACCCACTACCGTAGAGTAGTAAGCAGAAACTTCAACTAAACGGTGACGGAAGCGAGTTTTCTCTTCGATAACTTTCGGAGCTGCTTTTTCGAAACCGAAGCTAGCTGTAGCTACTTCTGAAATACAACGTCCACACTTGTTGTTACGCTCAGAGTGAACCGTTACGTAATAGAATTCCGTTTGAGAGATCGAGTCACCAGGGAATTTCAGATCCTGAGGCCATTCGAAGCTACGTTCGGTCGTGCTCTTCAGTGAGTATACGATTTCATCCGACTCTGGAGATTTCTTGTGAACATTCACCGTATACGTTTCACCAGCTTCTGAGCTTCCGCTCGTCCAGGTAACTTTTGGATACGTACCTGCCCGGAAGAAAGTATTAGCCAAAGAATCCTTCACTGTCAAGCCCGTAATCGTTTGATCGCCCAGCGTTACACCCGTAATCGTCGGAGCTACGCAAGTGGGGCATTCAGCCGGAGCCACTTGTACCAGCGTCGTACGGTTGAAAGACTTACGAAGAGCTAATTGCAGAGCCCAGCCACCGTGCTTACGTTTGAATTCCCAAATGTGAGCAGCGTTGTCTTGCGTGAAGTAGTTTACCTGCGTGTAAAAACCGCTGATTTGTGCTCCACCGTACCAGTTGTTACCGAAGGGGAAGAAGGCACCAATGTGTCCTTTAACGCCTGGATGCAACAGTTTGTCCGTCGGAGAAACCATGGAGATCAATTGGTTGTTCTGGGTATTAATCGCTCCGATCATTGCTGATTGGGTACGGAAAATACCTGCTTTCACCGCAGCTTCCAAGAAGCTACTTTGTGGTTTCTTCGTCAGGTCGTACGAAATAACGGGACCCACTAAGAGGAACATGTCTTCAGAAGCACGTTTTCTTAGATCTACGTTTTCACGAGCTACACCCTGAGCATCGGCTTGAGCATACAGATAGTTTTTGTACGCTCCACGAACGAAGAACGTTTGCCAGCCCCCTTCAACGCCCAAACCAAATTTGAAACGATTTTCAGGTCTGAAGAAATAATCCGCTCCTACAGAAACGTTCAGGCCAAAGCCGTTGAACAGGGAGCGATCGCGGTGATCGTTAAAGGTGCCGTTCCAAGTACCGCAATAAGCAATACCTGGACCAAATGGGATGGCAAGACGCCAAGGTGATTTTCCAAGGACCGGAATGTAAGTGATGGTATCACAAGCGGTCAGAGAGTCACCAACGGTAATGTAGGTTGATGAGGTTTGTGCGTTCAAAGCCTGCTTCCGCCACTGGCGTAACGTTAGACGTTTGCTAGAGGTTGACGGATCGGTGGTCTGAGCTGTTGCTTTGAATTGGGTTGAACAAAGTAAAATTGCTAAAATTCCCCACCCCATGCACAACGAGCGGTAGATACTCTTCATAGTTTGTGTGTTTTTGTTTGATAAGTCGCTAAGCTAAACAACAGCAATGAAGTACTTTCTCTAAATGTACGGAGAAATTTGA
Coding sequences within it:
- the lysS gene encoding lysine--tRNA ligase, producing MQLSEQELLRRQKREELYRLGIDPYPAEGYEINVTAADILQNYERNKTDYKTVSIAGRLMSFRIMGSASFAELQDSTGRVQLYFRRDDLCPGEDKTLYNTVFKKLLDIGDIIGIKGYVFTTQTGEISIHVQEFTILTKSLRPLPIVKRDEEGNVYDGFTDPELRYRQRYVDLIVNPQVKDIFVKRAKIISTMRRIFDDRGWLEVETPILQSIHGGAAARPFKTHHNTLDMPLYLRIANELYLKRLIVGGFEGVYEFGKMFRNEGMDRTHNPEYTALEFYVAYKDYEWMMNMTEEILEKVAIATNGKTQVQIGENLVEFQGPYARLSISAAIQKYTGLDVDALSEEELRAEAQKLGVEVDATMGKGKLIDEIFGEAVESNLVQPTFIMDHPLEMSPLTKKHRSKPGVVERFEIYVNGKEIANAYSELNDPIDQRERFEEQLRLAERGDEEAMALDEDFIRSLEYGMPPTAGIGFGIDRLTMMMTNNASIQEVLFFPQMRPEKKMEVATEADYVAAGIPAEWVPAIQKMGFLTVEALKGANPNKVFNDLGGLRKKLKIEAKMPTLDEVKSWV
- a CDS encoding ABC transporter ATP-binding protein, translating into MISLQDIERYYQNGFTKTYILRHVTTEIKEGEFVSIMGPSGAGKSTLLNIIGLLDQPTSGEYTFLDQPVQRLSEKKRSELYKAYIGFVFQAYHLIDELTVYENLETPLLYKNVPSSERKSRIADILDRFNMVAKKDLFPNQLSGGQQQLVGIARALVGQPKIILADEPTGNLQSAQAEEIMQIFKQLNQEGITIIQVTHSEKNAAYGNRILHLNDGKIVEDLRVESIA
- a CDS encoding ABC transporter permease → MFGNFLTLIFRQFARQKVYTFLHLAGLAVGIAGGILTFLFLRYHYTTDRHHQKFDRIFRVVTDLRLDDGSVETYPEAMPPLAPLLRRQFPQVEEATFFVTNQDVTIRQGDRVFPEHTGVFLVDSSYFKIFDYQWKQGTPASLQKNTAILTERWAKKYFGDRNPMGQRLDIDKETSVLVTGIIADPPPTTDLKAGMFLPLDVIPTFEKDNWWYLNSTNRVYATLKDPTKEAQMEQAMPKVIRKALGADARYIQLHWQPLRDVHFDSRTPGSIRRTLVYTLAWVGLFLVLTACINFINLTTAQSLRRVKEVGIRKSLGSSRRQLLTQFLLETAVLVGIAFLLALFLVEVLLPYLSQWTQSQLSWQLDASLTFFLLLLAGTITGLAGAYPAYLQANFAPIAALKGTLRPKSTISLRQVLTVTQFVVCQVLIIGAIVMVYQTRYFQQADLGFKKDNILVINLPEKGKDHVLRQALEAYPEIQALTFQFRPPSSTKMNGGTFKFADKASFETFALREKIADAAFLPTYGLQLVAGRNITPSDTLREIVVNEAFLRKLQLKDPNQILGRKLDYYLAHSTLSIVGVVKDFHHLSLHKAIEPCFIGSQASLYQQVGIKLAVDDLEKTLPQIRAVWEKIYPQQPFEYQWLDQQLAQSYQAEDSLANLIVLFAGVAVWICGLGLFGFIRFMAETRTKEIGIRKVLGASEGQILYLFGKSFVIMAALGFVVAVPIATVLMQGWLEQFTYRISLHWLYFGGTLLITLALTLAVIAYQSIRAARTNPVYSLKAE
- a CDS encoding TolC family protein: MKKLLLFTGLLFSGYLQAQTPMTLKQAVDVAIRNNLTVRQNELLVETSENNLLQSKLALLPSAQANASQSINYGRSIDPYTNGFVNEKLNASNFSFSAGVTLFNGLYNQNFIKQNNLLMKAAEQDVQQAKDQVTLNTILAYLQVLSSEDQVNLAEQQLEASKMQLERTVALVKAGNLAPYDEYTLGSQVANDQLSLVTMQGQLKLNRLTFWQTLNNPQIPLDFRLERLTPEGEMGYANTATQVYESAEQNLAMIKAAQIRVKSFDHTIKMLRGLQYPQLSLNSFVSTRYSSTANVTYGDQLGNNFNRNFSLDLSIPIFRSWVYKNRVQNAIVDKKRYEVQAQNVQIQVKQGIEQAYANLEVAKMRYDALENQVKNFDETLKSAESRFQAGTLNVVEYNIAKTNLDRARLNQIQARYDYLFRVKILDFYQGKNLFVD
- the rpoN gene encoding RNA polymerase factor sigma-54, translating into MQRLTQTQRQTLKFSPLQIQMLNLLGLNTLELEQRIKDELEENPVLEEGTETPEQTEENSDGLDEYQPEGSDLPTDDFRDWDEFADDDIPEYKTRSDNFAADEDFYTSPIVQLNTWREELKEQVGTLELTERQRLIADFIVDSLDDDGFLKYDAYNIADDISFTNNIWVEESEIEEILPLIRSLDPPGVAARDLQDCLLLQLERKPHTPENTLSIEVVRRHMHELAGRNYEKIMRVMNLDNDQLKEVLAVIAHLNPKPVVGGQSSSLVVNENILPEYFISNDNGLFEVSLNGRDLPSIRLSKAVVEMAESRNKSDRAAAQFVKSKLASARWFIDALKQREQTMLNTMRAIIEFQKDYFITGDVRQLRPMILKDIADRIGMDISTISRVTSGKYAQTPFGIIHLKDLFTEGVKNDEGEEVSNREIQQAIVEIIEKEDKQSPYTDQQIQELLTEKGYPVARRTVAKYREQLNIPIAKIRREL
- a CDS encoding cold-shock protein; the encoded protein is MQTGTVKFYNESKGFGFIVDDATGQDIFVHVTGLNGLQIRQDDRVSYETISGKKGVNAVNVKKLA
- a CDS encoding PspC domain-containing protein, giving the protein MNRLRYLVESQAFGVCSSVGERLGISASSIRLYFIYTSCLTMGSPLVLYLIMAFWMNFGKHLRRHQNPTVWEL
- a CDS encoding DUF4097 family beta strand repeat-containing protein; this encodes MMKRFYLFPLLTLVLGTASAQSSEDQPYQTKTFTGNLSNVRVDVSGGSIQVEGGSSSDVKVEMYVRLNNWPANKIDKAEIEKQLAEYELSMKTEGSSVVVYSRRKSGVSWNSDRNISVSFKIFTPRTFATDLRTSGGSIRLAHLDGPQQFQTSGGSLHMSDVAGLIQGRTSGGSIHLNNCRKEMNVQTSGGSIHAEDLEGKITLKTSGGSVRLTRLNGTIEATTSGGSVQGDAISGELYTKSSGGSIRLYNLSAAVEAETSAGSLDVEFAKLSKYVKLRCSAGSIKVRLPENQGVDLAVRGSRIHFPLAKFRGEADDTHVDGKLNGGGVPLTIHGSNSVSIQ